In Halorientalis sp. LT38, a genomic segment contains:
- the radB gene encoding DNA repair and recombination protein RadB — protein MSGGAQAPVVSEPIPTGCSAVDELLGGGLERGVVTQLYGPPAAGKTNLALSAAVETAARGESALIIDTEGISVDRLEQLASGRSAAVDELASRIIVSDVLDFEEQGEAVRDAAEFADQVELIVLDSATGFYRISRAEDEEAGDALRTVAQQVTHLLSLARKHDLAVVITNQVFTDPESDRARPLGGHTLTHWSGVVVRLERFRGGNRRATLEKHRSKPAGETVQFKITGEGLTSVEDVP, from the coding sequence TTGAGCGGTGGCGCCCAAGCCCCGGTCGTGAGCGAGCCGATTCCGACGGGCTGTTCGGCGGTCGACGAGTTGCTCGGCGGCGGCCTAGAGCGCGGCGTCGTCACGCAACTGTACGGCCCGCCGGCCGCCGGCAAGACGAACCTCGCGCTCTCGGCCGCCGTCGAGACCGCGGCCCGGGGCGAGTCGGCCCTGATCATCGACACCGAGGGCATCTCGGTCGACCGGCTCGAGCAACTCGCCAGCGGCCGCTCGGCTGCGGTGGACGAGCTGGCGTCGCGGATCATCGTTTCTGACGTGCTCGACTTCGAGGAGCAGGGCGAGGCCGTGCGCGACGCCGCGGAGTTCGCCGACCAGGTGGAACTGATCGTCCTCGACTCGGCGACGGGCTTCTACCGGATCAGCCGCGCCGAGGACGAGGAGGCCGGCGACGCCCTCCGGACCGTGGCCCAGCAGGTGACCCACCTCCTCTCGCTGGCCCGCAAGCACGACCTGGCGGTGGTCATCACCAACCAGGTTTTCACCGACCCGGAGAGCGACCGGGCGCGCCCGCTGGGCGGGCACACCCTGACCCACTGGTCGGGCGTCGTGGTCAGGCTGGAGCGGTTCCGTGGCGGGAACCGACGGGCGACGCTGGAGAAACACCGGTCGAAACCCGCCGGCGAGACCGTCCAGTTCAAGATCACCGGCGAGGGCCTGACCAGCGTCGAGGACGTGCCCTAG
- a CDS encoding thiol-activated cytolysin family protein, with protein MTGDDENTHVDRRTLLGSTATLGLAATAGCLGLLGLSEEDEDSTASPTSAPQSTSTQQPTSAPTPVTTVRDAGNDDAGPNLTLAPCVADGSCVVTPDDDVVTDPDLFQPNLTVDPIDVGTLPTDIDLGGADGGGDDGSSGSLRDPTTVTGSGAVEVEVTPDSKQPSDESAGAEQTETKSDVVCTTQKRRLTAGGPANFLMDPQIGTIWPGAILEANSIANGQFSPALSQQRRAGASVDDIRQPIELSLSLMNVENSDTSVTVQNPSLGNVRNARSELLSRFNRTATPAKQKARIHQVHSEEQLKVALGVHYDSNNLDIDNEFDYSSDSETNKLLAKYWQIYYTLDVSVPNPVANGFVTDQGAYLNRNDVIIKNVSYGRLLLFSAESKYQRTKVSNSLKAALNYGKKEGKISTDVEHEQVLRDTKIDVQVMGGSAESGAKTISKPGEDAFETIKNWIQRGATYDPKTSPGVPISYHSKYLSNLDTANVYLTTSYTSRNCRPTTNKYRVHNFSWEVLSESDPGNEEELYGDIYVVGWPVPKDGVLIGTDARIEPKGAPSDGEVWDRSKSSHLNLKENQRKQLTVDETLVFDDIQEIDQSKAYIQVTAVPHEKDPTSNDDFGNKKHVKWFLNEAPSDPDTAGNGPGKFKIRWNDHGSEIELAFDISPLPP; from the coding sequence ATGACAGGAGACGACGAGAACACGCACGTAGACAGACGAACGCTCCTCGGATCCACGGCCACGCTCGGCCTCGCAGCGACGGCCGGGTGTCTGGGCCTGCTCGGTCTCTCCGAGGAAGACGAGGATTCCACGGCATCGCCGACGAGTGCACCCCAGTCGACGAGTACCCAGCAACCAACGAGTGCACCGACGCCGGTCACCACCGTCAGAGACGCCGGCAACGACGATGCGGGGCCGAACCTCACGCTCGCACCCTGCGTCGCCGATGGGTCCTGCGTGGTGACGCCCGACGACGACGTCGTGACGGATCCGGACCTGTTCCAGCCCAACCTGACCGTCGATCCGATCGACGTCGGCACGCTGCCCACGGACATCGACCTCGGTGGCGCCGACGGCGGTGGAGACGACGGATCGAGCGGCTCGCTCCGGGATCCGACCACCGTCACCGGGTCCGGCGCGGTCGAGGTCGAGGTCACGCCGGACAGCAAACAGCCGTCCGACGAGAGCGCAGGGGCCGAACAGACCGAAACGAAGTCCGACGTCGTCTGTACGACCCAGAAGCGCCGGCTGACCGCCGGCGGGCCAGCGAACTTCCTGATGGACCCCCAGATCGGCACCATCTGGCCCGGCGCGATACTGGAGGCGAACAGCATCGCCAACGGACAGTTCTCACCGGCCCTCTCCCAGCAGCGGCGAGCGGGCGCGTCGGTCGACGACATTCGACAGCCGATCGAGCTATCGCTCTCGCTGATGAACGTCGAGAACAGCGATACCAGTGTAACGGTCCAGAACCCCTCGCTGGGGAACGTCAGAAACGCCCGGAGCGAACTCCTCAGTCGGTTCAACCGGACGGCGACGCCGGCGAAACAGAAGGCCAGGATCCACCAGGTCCACTCCGAGGAGCAACTCAAAGTCGCGCTCGGGGTCCACTACGACAGCAACAACCTCGACATCGACAACGAGTTCGACTACTCCAGCGATTCGGAGACCAACAAGTTGCTCGCGAAGTACTGGCAGATCTACTACACCCTCGACGTGTCGGTCCCCAACCCCGTCGCCAACGGGTTCGTGACCGATCAGGGCGCGTACCTGAACCGGAACGACGTGATCATCAAGAACGTGTCCTACGGTCGCTTGCTGCTGTTCTCGGCCGAGTCGAAGTACCAGCGAACGAAGGTCAGTAACTCGCTGAAGGCCGCCCTCAACTACGGCAAGAAGGAGGGGAAGATCTCGACCGACGTCGAACACGAGCAGGTCCTGCGCGACACGAAGATCGACGTGCAAGTGATGGGCGGGAGCGCCGAGAGCGGCGCCAAGACGATCAGCAAACCCGGGGAGGACGCGTTCGAGACCATCAAGAACTGGATTCAGCGAGGCGCCACGTACGACCCGAAGACCTCCCCGGGCGTCCCGATCTCCTATCACTCGAAATACCTCAGCAACCTCGATACCGCCAACGTCTACCTGACCACGTCCTACACGTCCCGGAACTGTCGCCCGACGACGAACAAATATCGGGTCCACAACTTCTCGTGGGAGGTGCTCTCCGAGAGCGACCCGGGCAACGAGGAGGAACTCTACGGCGACATCTACGTCGTCGGGTGGCCGGTCCCGAAAGACGGCGTCCTGATCGGGACGGACGCACGGATCGAACCGAAGGGCGCCCCCAGCGACGGCGAGGTCTGGGACCGTTCCAAATCCAGCCACCTCAACCTCAAGGAGAACCAGCGCAAGCAACTCACCGTCGACGAGACCCTCGTCTTCGACGACATTCAGGAGATCGACCAGAGCAAAGCCTACATCCAGGTCACCGCCGTCCCCCACGAGAAGGATCCGACCTCGAACGACGATTTCGGTAACAAGAAACACGTCAAGTGGTTCCTGAACGAGGCACCGAGCGATCCCGACACGGCCGGCAACGGCCCCGGGAAGTTCAAGATCCGCTGGAACGACCACGGCTCCGAGATCGAACTGGCGTTCGACATCTCGCCGCTGCCGCCCTGA